The following coding sequences lie in one Sedimentibacter sp. MB35-C1 genomic window:
- a CDS encoding HPr family phosphocarrier protein: protein MRSQKVILKNKIGLHARPAAIFVKKARNFDSEIIIKKGIQEANGKSIISIMALGAMKGDELIILTKGSDEDKCISELTNLLEFMEEEE, encoded by the coding sequence ATGAGATCACAAAAAGTAATTTTGAAAAATAAAATTGGACTACATGCGAGACCGGCAGCTATATTTGTAAAAAAAGCTAGAAACTTTGACAGTGAGATAATTATAAAAAAAGGCATTCAGGAAGCTAACGGCAAAAGCATAATCAGTATTATGGCATTAGGTGCAATGAAGGGCGATGAACTTATAATATTAACAAAAGGTTCAGATGAAGACAAATGTATTTCTGAATTAACTAATCTATTAGAGTTCATGGAAGAAGAAGAATAA
- a CDS encoding peptidylprolyl isomerase: protein MDNKILAKVDGREIRESDLNNLMKNLGQNAAYFQGEEGRKKLVDELVMHELMYSDAVEKDLDKDEEFIEVMENMKKSMLQQYSLRKMFNEISVSEEDIKNYYDSHKEKFVTDEMVQASHILVDSEEKANEILEDITDGLSFEDAAAQYSSCPSKQAGGSLGKFGKGQMVPEFEKAVFSMQVGEISEPVKTQFGYHIIKLTDHTTKRSSSLEEVHQEVKDACFMEKQEQLYADRKAELSNKYSVEVIK, encoded by the coding sequence ATGGATAATAAAATATTGGCAAAAGTAGATGGAAGAGAAATAAGGGAATCAGATTTAAATAATCTGATGAAGAATTTAGGACAGAACGCAGCATATTTCCAAGGTGAAGAAGGAAGAAAAAAACTGGTTGATGAGCTTGTTATGCATGAGCTTATGTATTCAGATGCTGTTGAGAAGGATCTTGATAAAGATGAGGAATTTATTGAAGTAATGGAAAACATGAAAAAATCCATGCTTCAGCAGTACAGCCTCAGAAAAATGTTCAATGAAATATCAGTTTCGGAAGAAGACATAAAAAACTATTATGATAGTCACAAGGAAAAGTTTGTAACTGATGAAATGGTTCAGGCAAGTCATATACTTGTAGATTCAGAAGAAAAAGCAAACGAAATACTTGAGGATATAACAGATGGTCTTTCATTTGAGGATGCTGCAGCACAATATTCAAGCTGTCCTTCAAAACAGGCCGGTGGATCATTAGGAAAGTTCGGAAAAGGACAAATGGTTCCTGAATTTGAGAAGGCTGTTTTTTCAATGCAGGTTGGAGAAATCAGTGAGCCTGTTAAAACACAATTTGGTTACCACATAATCAAACTTACAGATCATACTACAAAAAGAAGCTCCAGTCTTGAAGAGGTTCATCAGGAAGTTAAAGATGCATGCTTCATGGAAAAACAGGAACAGTTATATGCGGACAGAAAAGCAGAGCTAAGCAATAAATACAGCGTTGAAGTCATAAAATAA
- a CDS encoding helix-turn-helix transcriptional regulator yields MKMSNILELVKVMFIPVNKLNFKHITKKNLPFFIGWISMFIWLYSYFLPFGEFRFESNLYNEKVGNPFLFTCVWLIVCPFITVLFDGRKYVPKTFYSVIIAIVCFLGIRFVPSGMVSQAILVLGSACIGHVFASSCYSFFMVLNNSEKFYAMILAVLLPKLLMFFRPMLSSPESKVDGATIFIALILIILAVCSFLYRNNIDNMPKSGTVKVPSKAYYLMPVVFIVLGLNDVLAPATIRNLSGLASHNVESLYFYGVLIGSSFLIFVQKKFSVNICNMLNVSFALTAIGFVFSLIHHENLVMGCASIICFGAAYMIGLTNIYYLAGFMAKKFQSVLFYRIGIVLSSLYYFSGLSIVALSKSTIYIIPGNFMALFSIIVIIVFFALSPVFLEMLYGGEWIDDTYRLDVTMCTRLEAKLKDFKLTPAETEVCKLLLNGYSLKQIAAIEGKAYATINTYYVSVYRKLGIQSKAELMILFKEYITTS; encoded by the coding sequence ATGAAAATGTCAAATATACTTGAGCTTGTCAAAGTTATGTTTATCCCGGTCAATAAACTTAATTTTAAACACATTACTAAAAAAAACCTTCCTTTTTTTATTGGTTGGATTAGTATGTTTATTTGGCTTTACTCATATTTTTTGCCATTTGGAGAATTTCGCTTTGAAAGTAATCTATACAATGAAAAGGTGGGAAATCCATTTTTATTCACCTGCGTGTGGCTTATTGTATGCCCATTTATCACAGTTTTATTTGACGGACGTAAGTACGTTCCAAAAACATTTTATAGTGTTATTATTGCTATAGTTTGTTTTTTAGGCATAAGATTTGTTCCCAGCGGAATGGTATCACAAGCTATCCTGGTTCTTGGTTCTGCCTGTATAGGACATGTTTTTGCCTCAAGTTGCTATTCTTTTTTTATGGTGTTAAATAATTCTGAAAAATTTTATGCTATGATATTGGCTGTATTGTTACCAAAGTTACTTATGTTCTTTCGACCGATGCTAAGCAGCCCTGAATCCAAGGTTGACGGTGCTACAATTTTTATAGCCTTAATTCTAATAATTCTTGCAGTTTGTTCGTTTTTATATAGAAACAATATAGATAATATGCCTAAATCCGGCACAGTTAAAGTTCCATCTAAAGCCTACTACTTGATGCCGGTTGTTTTTATTGTACTTGGGCTTAATGATGTTTTAGCTCCTGCGACCATACGAAACCTTTCGGGATTGGCATCTCACAACGTAGAAAGTCTGTACTTTTACGGAGTGCTTATAGGATCTTCTTTTCTTATATTTGTTCAAAAAAAATTTTCCGTAAATATTTGTAATATGCTTAATGTTTCGTTTGCTCTTACTGCCATCGGTTTCGTTTTCAGTCTTATACACCATGAAAATTTAGTAATGGGTTGTGCTTCGATTATTTGCTTTGGAGCGGCATATATGATTGGCTTAACTAATATTTATTATTTAGCCGGTTTTATGGCTAAAAAGTTTCAAAGCGTCTTGTTTTACCGTATAGGTATTGTATTATCATCGCTTTATTACTTCTCTGGGTTGTCAATTGTCGCACTTTCAAAAAGTACGATTTATATTATACCCGGTAATTTCATGGCGCTGTTTTCTATTATTGTTATCATTGTGTTTTTTGCTTTATCGCCGGTATTTCTTGAAATGCTGTATGGTGGAGAGTGGATAGACGATACATACCGCCTAGATGTTACAATGTGCACGCGTTTAGAAGCTAAACTTAAAGATTTTAAACTGACACCTGCCGAAACAGAAGTTTGTAAGTTGCTGCTTAACGGATATTCCCTAAAACAGATTGCAGCTATAGAAGGCAAAGCGTATGCAACTATAAACACCTATTATGTTTCGGTTTACAGAAAACTTGGCATACAAAGTAAAGCTGAGTTGATGATTTTATTCAAAGAATATATCACAACTAGTTAA
- a CDS encoding helix-turn-helix transcriptional regulator, which yields MIKKFKNIFTKNKTKKEKEKEEAKNEEHLEITDQKMLLYSKGLELSVPEKKKLVKTLTSREKDTYLLLIEGYTLKEIAEQLSVSYSTANTHQANIYRKLGVNTKAEIIINFRNIK from the coding sequence GTGATTAAAAAATTTAAAAATATATTTACAAAGAATAAAACAAAAAAAGAGAAAGAGAAAGAGGAAGCAAAAAATGAAGAACATTTGGAAATTACAGATCAAAAAATGCTCCTCTATAGCAAAGGATTAGAACTATCAGTACCAGAAAAGAAAAAACTGGTGAAAACTTTAACGTCCAGAGAAAAGGACACTTATTTGCTGCTTATTGAAGGATATACATTAAAAGAAATCGCCGAACAACTCTCAGTTTCATATTCAACTGCTAACACGCATCAGGCTAATATATATAGGAAGTTAGGAGTTAATACTAAAGCTGAGATAATTATTAATTTTAGAAATATAAAATGA
- a CDS encoding S-layer homology domain-containing protein, translated as MKCKLLSFFLTFLMVVVLLQTTAFALPDDVPSKLEAPKLLSVELKTEESGDHKGQPYFEFQVQIPQSIIDLDKAQPTDGFVLIDYFANIDNQGFEKADGGHLETLTDTEYIVPGKTNTYYFYYYPDDEGTMEEVLIKDRQHAFKAQFFYQYYYGEPNEDGEYAWDYIESPFSNEVSIGSGDFYSKANEWAKPELQKAADLGLIPGILNGADMTKPINREEFCELSVLLYEKVAAETSQPVSVNPFTDTTNTQILKAYKLGITSGTSATTFSPKVLINREQCAAMLFRAIKAIKPDEDYSIEGVKDFPDQNNISTWAVEATKYMSKVGIITGDAQGNFMPKAITTAQEAASYGMATREQAIALSVRTYEKLN; from the coding sequence ATGAAATGTAAATTATTGAGCTTTTTTTTAACTTTTTTGATGGTGGTAGTTCTATTACAAACTACTGCGTTTGCATTACCGGACGATGTGCCGTCAAAATTAGAAGCGCCAAAACTGTTAAGTGTTGAATTAAAAACAGAAGAAAGTGGTGATCATAAAGGTCAACCATATTTTGAATTTCAAGTACAAATACCACAGAGCATTATCGATTTGGATAAAGCACAACCAACAGACGGATTTGTACTTATTGATTATTTTGCTAATATAGATAATCAAGGGTTTGAGAAAGCTGACGGAGGTCATTTGGAAACTTTGACGGATACAGAATATATAGTTCCGGGCAAAACAAATACGTACTATTTTTATTATTATCCTGATGATGAAGGAACGATGGAGGAAGTATTAATAAAAGACAGGCAGCATGCTTTTAAAGCTCAATTCTTTTATCAATATTATTATGGAGAACCTAATGAAGACGGAGAATATGCATGGGATTATATTGAATCTCCATTTTCTAATGAAGTATCCATAGGATCTGGCGACTTTTATTCAAAGGCTAATGAATGGGCAAAACCTGAGCTACAAAAAGCCGCCGATTTGGGGCTTATACCGGGTATTCTTAATGGTGCAGATATGACAAAACCTATTAACAGAGAGGAATTTTGTGAGCTGTCTGTATTGCTATACGAAAAGGTGGCAGCTGAAACAAGCCAACCTGTTTCAGTAAATCCATTTACAGATACGACAAATACACAAATTTTAAAGGCGTATAAATTAGGAATCACATCTGGCACATCAGCGACTACCTTTTCTCCAAAGGTGTTAATAAACCGTGAGCAATGTGCAGCTATGCTTTTCAGAGCAATTAAAGCCATTAAGCCGGACGAAGATTATAGTATTGAGGGAGTGAAAGATTTTCCCGACCAAAATAATATTTCAACATGGGCGGTTGAAGCAACAAAGTATATGTCTAAAGTTGGTATTATTACAGGGGATGCGCAGGGAAACTTTATGCCGAAAGCCATCACAACGGCGCAGGAAGCCGCAAGTTACGGCATGGCTACAAGAGAACAGGCGATAGCTTTAAGTGTGAGAACGTATGAGAAGTTAAACTAA
- a CDS encoding GrpB family protein encodes MKKDFTDVTSESESERLGKLYPVVLSEYNPNYIQSYLEEKSFLQQCFGDMILRISHIGSTAVPNLISKPTIDILVEIKKDVSLTNITEKLNKKGYIVNRPPNDLIMYIKGYGEKGFEGQVFHIHVRELADHNELYFRDYLIAHPETAKEYGKLKQAIQQKYKHDRDGYTFAKSEFISQITKLARCEFKDKYNPI; translated from the coding sequence GTGAAAAAAGATTTTACCGATGTTACAAGTGAAAGCGAATCAGAAAGGCTCGGTAAATTGTATCCAGTAGTACTTTCAGAATACAATCCAAATTATATACAATCATATCTTGAAGAAAAATCATTTTTACAACAGTGTTTTGGTGACATGATTTTGCGTATTAGCCATATAGGTAGTACTGCTGTACCAAATCTTATTTCTAAACCTACGATTGACATTTTAGTTGAAATAAAAAAAGATGTCAGTCTAACAAACATAACTGAAAAGCTAAATAAAAAAGGATATATTGTAAATAGACCACCAAATGACCTTATTATGTATATTAAAGGTTATGGCGAGAAAGGTTTTGAGGGGCAAGTATTTCACATACATGTCAGAGAATTAGCTGACCATAACGAACTGTATTTTAGAGATTATCTAATTGCACATCCTGAAACAGCAAAAGAATATGGTAAACTTAAACAAGCCATACAGCAAAAATATAAACATGACAGAGATGGTTATACTTTTGCTAAAAGTGAGTTTATTTCTCAAATCACAAAATTAGCAAGATGTGAATTTAAGGATAAATACAACCCAATCTAA
- a CDS encoding sensor histidine kinase KdpD yields the protein MKNQIIKFLHTYFDHTLDLRVRIFNVMVLISACFCLVIAFVNTFAGIGMVGVLVDVAAAIFCIMLLLQAKKPRRAAVCRLIFILISFFALFPYLFFNMGGYHGGIPTFLIFAPVFTVFLLEGKTAVIVTTLELALYAGLYLFAYVNPQSVTMFAEESGFLVSNLMDLLVVSIALCTTMYAQVSLYRAQQKRVDEQNAVLAQVNQAKTQFLANTSHEMRTPLTVISVNIQTVMGLLKRMDCVTEDGEAQELLQDAQAEIMRLSRMVEGMLSLNVIADSTEKIKTNFSALLGNTTEMMRLLLAKHDNALVAEIPDELIVFGNADLLSQVIINLLQNATAHTKKGMICLKAALNDGEIVITVSDNGSGISSQLLPHVFERGVSEGGTGFGLFLCKTVVESHGGRIEIESEKGCGTTVTFTLPIYQGQFGGEDA from the coding sequence ATGAAAAACCAAATCATCAAGTTCTTACATACCTATTTTGACCACACCCTTGATTTGCGTGTGCGTATTTTTAATGTGATGGTGCTAATTAGCGCCTGCTTCTGTCTGGTCATTGCCTTTGTAAATACCTTTGCAGGCATTGGGATGGTGGGTGTGTTGGTGGATGTAGCGGCGGCAATCTTTTGTATCATGCTCCTGCTTCAAGCAAAAAAGCCGAGGCGAGCTGCAGTTTGCCGTTTGATTTTTATCCTTATTTCCTTTTTTGCGCTATTTCCTTATCTCTTTTTCAATATGGGCGGCTACCACGGTGGCATCCCGACCTTCCTTATTTTTGCCCCTGTATTTACGGTCTTTCTTTTGGAGGGAAAAACTGCTGTCATTGTAACTACATTAGAACTTGCCCTCTATGCTGGGCTGTATCTGTTCGCCTATGTAAATCCCCAGAGCGTGACCATGTTTGCTGAGGAAAGCGGCTTTCTTGTCAGCAATTTGATGGATCTCTTGGTGGTGAGCATTGCTTTGTGTACGACCATGTACGCACAGGTCAGCCTGTACCGAGCGCAGCAGAAACGAGTGGACGAGCAAAACGCTGTTTTGGCGCAAGTCAATCAGGCAAAGACGCAGTTTTTGGCGAACACCTCCCATGAGATGCGAACACCCTTGACGGTTATTTCAGTTAATATTCAAACGGTGATGGGACTGCTCAAGCGGATGGACTGCGTGACCGAGGATGGAGAAGCACAGGAGCTTTTGCAGGATGCGCAGGCAGAAATTATGCGCCTTAGCCGCATGGTTGAGGGAATGCTCTCCCTCAACGTCATTGCCGATAGCACGGAAAAAATTAAAACCAATTTCTCTGCACTGCTGGGGAACACAACAGAGATGATGCGACTGCTGCTTGCCAAACATGACAATGCGCTTGTTGCGGAAATCCCCGATGAGCTGATAGTCTTTGGAAATGCCGATTTACTGTCGCAGGTCATCATCAATCTCCTGCAAAATGCTACCGCACACACTAAAAAAGGCATGATTTGTCTGAAAGCCGCGCTCAATGACGGTGAAATAGTCATCACAGTAAGCGACAACGGCTCCGGCATTTCGTCCCAGCTCCTGCCCCATGTGTTTGAACGAGGTGTCAGCGAGGGTGGCACCGGCTTTGGCCTGTTTCTCTGCAAGACGGTGGTGGAATCCCACGGCGGCAGAATTGAAATTGAAAGCGAGAAAGGTTGCGGCACAACGGTTACCTTTACGCTGCCCATCTATCAGGGACAATTCGGAGGTGAGGATGCATGA
- a CDS encoding response regulator transcription factor — MIEKKNMNKRIMLVEDNEKIMQGNKRMLEWEGYTIDTAVTLAEAYTKLRENRPDCIVLDIMLPDGNGLDLMRELRESTNAGIPILLLTGLNAQEDILRGLRSGGDDYLTKPYDFTILLARVEALLRMAERVPERITKGHLTLDVSAGIALLDETDLLLAKKEFALLLIFVQNPERMIDGEYLYEKVWNQPMSGDANALKSTIKRLRSKIEGSGWQIKWSRGEGYCFEKE; from the coding sequence ATGATAGAAAAGAAAAATATGAACAAGCGGATCATGCTTGTGGAAGACAACGAGAAAATTATGCAGGGCAACAAGCGGATGCTGGAATGGGAGGGCTACACCATTGATACCGCTGTGACCTTGGCTGAGGCATATACAAAGCTGAGAGAAAATCGCCCGGATTGCATCGTGCTGGACATTATGCTTCCTGACGGCAACGGCCTTGACCTTATGCGGGAGCTGCGGGAAAGCACAAACGCAGGCATTCCCATTTTGCTGCTCACCGGACTGAATGCACAGGAGGATATTCTGCGGGGACTTCGCAGCGGCGGTGACGATTACCTCACCAAGCCCTACGACTTTACCATTCTATTGGCACGGGTGGAGGCGCTGCTTCGCATGGCAGAGCGTGTGCCGGAGCGCATCACAAAAGGCCACCTGACACTGGATGTGTCGGCAGGCATTGCCCTTTTGGATGAAACCGACCTGCTACTGGCAAAAAAAGAATTTGCCCTGTTGCTGATTTTTGTGCAGAACCCTGAGCGCATGATTGACGGGGAATATCTCTATGAAAAGGTATGGAATCAACCCATGAGCGGGGATGCCAACGCCCTCAAAAGTACCATCAAGCGCCTGCGCAGCAAAATTGAAGGCAGCGGATGGCAGATTAAGTGGTCACGAGGTGAGGGCTACTGCTTTGAAAAAGAATAA